The genomic DNA TGCATAACGTCCCTCGGCGGCATGGCGTTCTGTCTTCTGGTCGTGTCCCACGGCTGGGTTGACCTGCTGGATGTCATTGAAACCGGCGAAACAACGCCGACAAGCATGCGCATCCCGCTCTGGATCACGGATGCGCCGTTGGTCATCGGGTTCGCGCTGCTGGCCGTGCAGTTTTTCCTTTTCGCCTGTGACCGGGTGGTCAGGTTGCGGCAGGGCAGTCCCCTCGAAGGTCTGAACGCCGGAGGAGGGCACTGATGCTCAATTTTCTCGTCACCATCGCCGTTCTTGGCGTCGTTCTGTTGCTGGGCCTGCCTGTCGCCTTCGGGCTGGGCAGCACGTCGGTCATCCTCGCCCTGTTCCAGGAGAATATTTCCTTAAGCTTCCTCACCATCACGATACTGGAGTCCGTGAACAGCTTTACCCTTCTGGCCGTGCCGCTGTTCGTCATCATGAGCCAGATCCTCCTGGTGGGAAAGGTCGGGGACAACCTTTTTGAAACCATCAACGCCTGGGTGCGCCATCTGCCCGGCGGGCTCGCGGTGGCCACGGTTTTTTCCTGCGCTGTTTTCGCCGCCATTACCGGGTCCGGCGCGGCGACCGCCGCCACCATCGGCATGGTGGCCTACCCGGCCATGTTTTCGCGCGGGTACGACAAAAAATTCACCTGCGGCCTTCTCGCCACCGGCGGTGTGCTCGGGATTCTGATCCCGCCGTCGATTCCCATGATTATCTACTCGTCCATCACCGACGCCTCCCTGGACAAACTGTTCATGGCCGGCGTGGTGCCCGGGATTCTTCTGACTCTGGCGCTGGCCGGGTACGCGGTTGTACGGAGCATACGGGGAGGGTATACCCCCCTGCCCAAGGCGAGTTGGGGAGAGCGGTGGCAGTTGACGCGCTACAACCTGCCCGCGCTGTTTTTGCCGGTCATCATCATCGGCGGCATTTACAGCGGGCTCTTCACCCCGACCGAAGCCGCCGCCGTGGGGCTGGTCGTCAGCCTGGTACTGACGAAATACGTTTACAAGACGCTCGCGTGGAAACACCTTCCCCAGATTTTGCTCGACGCGCTCGCCACCACCTGCATGATTGGCATGATTATCATCGGCGCGCATCTTTTCGGCAAGGTGCTGGCGCTCATGAACGTGCCGCAGGAGCTGACGCGCATGGTGGTGCAACACGAGCTCAGCCCGCTGATGTTCATCGTCGCGGTTAACTTGCTGCTGCTCGTCCTGGGGGCGCTGCTGGAGACCATTTCCTGCATCTTGCTGACAACGCCGCTGATTCTGCCCATCATGATCGCCATGAACATCGACCCCATCTGGTACGGGGTGGTGCTCACCGTGAACATGACCATCGCGCTGATTACCCCCCCTGTCGGGATGGACCTTTACGTCATCAAGGGCCTCAGGGACGATATCGGTTTCGACGACGTCATCAAGGGCGTGGTGCCGTTCATTATCCTCATGTTCTGCTTTCTGGCGGTCATTATCGCGGTGCCGGGCATCAGCACCTGGCTGCCCTCGCTGATGCCGACGCGCGGAGCGCTGTAAGAGCCCGGACGGCATGAACGGGGCATTTTCCAACCAGCAAGGAGAGACGGCATGAGCACCGCACAGATTATCGACGTGACGGCCCGGGACGGGTTCCAGAACCTGAAGGACTGGATACCCACCGAGATCAAGGTGAAGGTTCTCGACCAGCTGGCCGCGGCGGGGATCAAACGGCTGGAAGCGACTTCCTTCGTCAGCCCCAAGGCCGTGCCGCAGATGGCGGATGCCGCCGATGTCCTCAGACACATGGCGCAAGCGCACCCGGGCGTGGAAACGGACGTTCTGGCG from uncultured delta proteobacterium includes the following:
- a CDS encoding TRAP dicarboxylate transporter, DctM subunit, which gives rise to MLNFLVTIAVLGVVLLLGLPVAFGLGSTSVILALFQENISLSFLTITILESVNSFTLLAVPLFVIMSQILLVGKVGDNLFETINAWVRHLPGGLAVATVFSCAVFAAITGSGAATAATIGMVAYPAMFSRGYDKKFTCGLLATGGVLGILIPPSIPMIIYSSITDASLDKLFMAGVVPGILLTLALAGYAVVRSIRGGYTPLPKASWGERWQLTRYNLPALFLPVIIIGGIYSGLFTPTEAAAVGLVVSLVLTKYVYKTLAWKHLPQILLDALATTCMIGMIIIGAHLFGKVLALMNVPQELTRMVVQHELSPLMFIVAVNLLLLVLGALLETISCILLTTPLILPIMIAMNIDPIWYGVVLTVNMTIALITPPVGMDLYVIKGLRDDIGFDDVIKGVVPFIILMFCFLAVIIAVPGISTWLPSLMPTRGAL